The window ATCGTCTTAGAAAAGTTAAAGGGTTAAAACGTGTTTTAAAAAGATAAAAAAAATAGAAGGGGTGAATTAAATGGCCTTAATTTTATCCGGCAAGGAAGTGGCGGAGGCATTAAAGGAGAGTTTAATAAAAGAAGTTTCGGAGTTAAAAGGAAAAGGATATATACCCAATTTAAAGATAATCCTTGTTGGAGAAAGGCCCGATTCCGTTTCTTATATTAAAGGTGCATTAAAAAGGGCAAACGAAATAGGTGTAGAGGCAAATGTCCTGGAATTACCAGAAACTATAACAGAACAGGAATTTATAAAGAAAATTCACGAACT is drawn from Thermovenabulum gondwanense and contains these coding sequences:
- a CDS encoding tetrahydrofolate dehydrogenase/cyclohydrolase catalytic domain-containing protein, with translation MALILSGKEVAEALKESLIKEVSELKGKGYIPNLKIILVGERPDSVSYIKGALKRANEIGVEANVLELPETITEQEFIKKIHELNEDKKVNGILIMRPLPSHLSEDQIKYHIDPQKDVDCFSPINVAKITAG